The Ranitomeya imitator isolate aRanImi1 chromosome 3, aRanImi1.pri, whole genome shotgun sequence genome has a window encoding:
- the RPL8 gene encoding large ribosomal subunit protein uL2: protein MGRVIRGQRKGAGSVFKAHVKHRKGAAKLRAVDFAERHGYIKGIVKDIIHDPGRGAPLAKVAFRDPYRFKKRTELFIAAEGIHTGQFVYCGKKAQLNIGNVLPVGTMPEGTIVCCVEEKPGDRGKLARASGNYATVISHNPETKKTRVKLPSGSKKVIASANRAIVGVVAGGGRIDKPILKAGRAYHKYKAKRNCWPRVRGVAMNPVEHPFGGGNHQHIGKPSTIRRDAPAGRKVGLIAARRTGRLRGTKTVQEKEN, encoded by the exons ATGGGACGTGTAATAAGGGGACAGAGGAAAGGTGCCGGCTCTGTTTTCAAAGCTCATGTGAAGCACAGGAAAGGTGCCGCAAAGCTCAGGGCTGTCGACTTTGCTGAAAGACATGGCTACATCAAGGGTATTGTAAAA GACATTATCCATGATCCTGGCCGTGGTGCTCCTCTTGCCAAGGTCGCCTTCCGAGACCCCTACAGATTTAAGAAGAGGACTGAACTGTTCATTGCAGCTGAGGGAATCCACACTGGTCAATTTGTCTACTGCGGAAAGAAAG CTCAGCTTAACATCGGCAATGTCCTCCCAGTTGGCACAATGCCTGAAGGAACCATTGTGTGTTGTGTAGAGGAGAAACCAGGCGATCGTGGCAAACTGGCCCGTGCATCTGGCAACTATGCTACAGTCATCTCCCACAATCCTGAAACAAAGAAGACCAGAGTGAAGCTGCCTTCTGGCTCTAAGAAGGTCATCGCTTCTGCAAACAGAGCCATTGTTG GCGTTGTTGCTGGAGGTGGACGTATTGACAAACCTATTCTGAAGGCAGGTCGTGCCTACCACAAGTACAAGGCCAAGAGAAACTGCTGGCCACGTGTCCGTGGTGTGGCTATGAAC CCTGTAGAACATCCCTTCGGTGGTGGTAACCATCAGCACATTGGTAAGCCTTCAACAATCAGGAGAGATGCTCCAGCTGGTCGCAAAGTTGGTCTTATTGCTGCTCGTCGTACTGGTCGTCTGCGTGGTACAAAGACAGTGCAAGAAAAGGAGAACTAA